A stretch of Candidatus Palauibacter australiensis DNA encodes these proteins:
- a CDS encoding M50 family metallopeptidase gives MNDQSKRRVRFLAAFVGLFAVVWFLWDTPFVYPVKLFVVLMHEISHGLATLATGGQILAIEVTPREGGLCRCPGGNAFLSLSAGYLGSLLWGGLMIWSAERFPTLSSWFSAVLAATVGGMTLLFAQESFAVAFGLAFSAALLAVAWRASAAVNRVLLTALGLTSCLYAVLDIKSDILDRPELRSDARMLAELTGVPTLVWGGLWIAVALLFCFVLFRWAWRRA, from the coding sequence ATGAACGATCAATCCAAACGGCGAGTCCGTTTCCTGGCCGCGTTCGTCGGCCTCTTCGCGGTCGTCTGGTTCCTCTGGGACACGCCCTTCGTGTATCCCGTGAAGCTCTTCGTCGTCCTCATGCACGAGATCAGCCACGGGCTGGCGACGCTGGCGACGGGGGGCCAGATCCTCGCCATCGAGGTGACGCCGCGCGAAGGAGGACTGTGCCGGTGTCCCGGCGGGAATGCGTTCCTGAGCCTGTCGGCGGGGTATCTCGGAAGTCTGCTGTGGGGCGGGCTGATGATCTGGAGCGCGGAACGCTTCCCGACGCTCAGTTCGTGGTTTTCCGCGGTCCTCGCCGCGACCGTGGGGGGCATGACGCTGCTCTTCGCGCAGGAGTCCTTTGCCGTCGCGTTCGGGCTCGCCTTCTCTGCGGCGCTGCTCGCGGTGGCCTGGCGGGCGAGCGCCGCGGTGAACCGCGTCCTGCTCACCGCGCTCGGCCTCACGAGTTGCCTCTACGCGGTGCTGGACATCAAGAGCGACATCCTCGACCGGCCGGAGCTGCGGTCGGATGCCCGGATGCTGGCCGAACTCACCGGCGTTCCCACGCTGGTCTGGGGCGGGTTGTGGATCGCCGTCGCCCTGCTGTTCTGCTTCGTCTTGTTCCGCTGGGCCTGGCGCCGCGCCTAG
- a CDS encoding proline--tRNA ligase: protein MNRTERTGQRVSNLFGMTLRQAPGETEIESHSLLLRAGYVRQIAAGIFSYLPLAWRSLRKIEQILREEMDQIDGQELSMPVVHPAELWQATGRWYDIDATMARFVDRRERDLLLAMTHEEVVAFHAASEIQSYRQLPAMVYHMQTKFRDELRSRGGLIRVREFIMKDSYSLDRDPEGLAKQYDRHYEAYERIGRRCALPLTAVRSDTGMMGGKIAHEFMYVTPIGEDSLALCDACGYAANREVAEFTLEPREGEMSPLERVHTPGTATIEEVTGLLGISAPETGKMVFYMGSFAGEEGAREEKLIAAIVRGDLEVNPIQVQNLAGALELRPAHEEDIAAAGMVPGFASPVGVEPGAAIFVVDRWVVESPNLVLGANETDYHLRNVCCGRDYEPTVVGSVALAFEGARCGRCDDGLRMARGVEVGNIFQLGTRYSEGLEATYTDEDGTERPIWMGSYGIGTGRLLACVAEEHRDDYGLKLPISVAPYHVSLVSLAREEETWATADRVFEELCAGGIEVIYDDRRDLRAGVKFNDADLRGLPLRLVIGERSLEAGGAELSHRGVRESRIIPLDDLVAELRQEIDTLMSRLALDD from the coding sequence GTGAATCGAACCGAACGCACAGGACAGCGAGTCTCGAATCTCTTCGGCATGACCCTGCGCCAGGCGCCGGGGGAAACCGAGATCGAGTCCCACAGCCTCCTCCTGAGGGCCGGCTACGTCCGCCAGATCGCGGCGGGCATCTTCTCCTACCTGCCGCTCGCGTGGCGGTCCCTGAGGAAGATCGAGCAGATCCTGCGCGAGGAGATGGACCAGATCGACGGGCAGGAGCTGTCGATGCCCGTCGTGCACCCGGCGGAGCTGTGGCAGGCGACGGGCCGCTGGTACGACATCGATGCGACCATGGCGCGGTTCGTCGACCGCCGCGAGCGCGACCTGCTCCTCGCGATGACGCACGAGGAGGTGGTGGCCTTCCACGCGGCGTCGGAGATCCAGTCCTACCGGCAGCTCCCGGCCATGGTCTACCACATGCAGACCAAGTTCCGGGACGAACTCCGCTCCCGCGGCGGCCTCATTCGCGTGCGCGAATTCATCATGAAGGATTCCTACTCGCTCGATCGGGACCCGGAAGGGCTCGCGAAGCAGTACGACCGGCACTACGAGGCGTACGAGCGCATCGGGCGCCGCTGCGCCCTGCCGCTCACGGCCGTGCGGAGCGATACGGGGATGATGGGCGGCAAGATCGCCCATGAGTTCATGTACGTGACGCCGATCGGCGAAGACAGCCTCGCGCTCTGCGACGCCTGCGGCTACGCCGCGAACCGGGAGGTCGCCGAGTTCACGCTGGAGCCCCGGGAAGGCGAGATGTCGCCGCTGGAGCGCGTCCACACGCCGGGCACGGCCACGATCGAGGAGGTGACGGGGCTGCTCGGGATCTCCGCGCCGGAGACCGGGAAGATGGTCTTCTACATGGGCAGCTTCGCGGGGGAGGAGGGAGCGCGCGAAGAGAAGCTGATCGCGGCGATCGTGCGCGGCGACCTCGAGGTGAACCCGATCCAGGTCCAGAACCTCGCGGGCGCGCTCGAACTTCGCCCGGCGCACGAGGAGGACATCGCGGCGGCCGGCATGGTGCCGGGATTCGCCTCGCCGGTGGGCGTCGAGCCCGGCGCCGCGATCTTCGTCGTCGACCGCTGGGTCGTGGAATCGCCGAACCTGGTGCTCGGGGCGAACGAGACGGACTACCACCTCCGCAACGTCTGCTGCGGCCGCGACTACGAGCCCACCGTGGTCGGATCCGTCGCCCTCGCCTTCGAGGGCGCGCGGTGCGGGCGCTGCGACGACGGGCTGCGCATGGCCCGCGGCGTGGAGGTGGGGAACATCTTCCAGCTCGGCACCCGCTATTCCGAGGGGCTGGAGGCGACGTACACGGACGAGGACGGGACCGAGCGCCCGATCTGGATGGGCTCGTACGGGATCGGGACCGGGCGCCTCCTGGCCTGCGTGGCCGAGGAACACCGGGACGACTACGGCCTCAAGCTGCCGATCTCCGTCGCCCCGTATCACGTTTCACTCGTCTCGCTCGCGCGCGAGGAGGAAACGTGGGCGACCGCGGACCGGGTGTTCGAGGAGCTGTGCGCCGGCGGGATCGAGGTGATCTACGACGACCGGCGGGACCTCCGCGCCGGCGTGAAGTTCAACGACGCCGACCTGCGCGGCCTCCCGCTGCGCCTCGTCATCGGCGAGCGCTCGCTGGAGGCGGGGGGCGCCGAACTCAGCCACCGCGGCGTCCGCGAGAGCCGGATCATCCCGCTCGACGACCTCGTGGCCGAACTCCGCCAGGAGATTGACACCCTCATGTCACGGCTCGCCCTCGACGACTGA
- a CDS encoding M28 family metallopeptidase, which translates to MIVVLATAVAIPLAARPLRGQEAGQPAAELAALHNIVAAVSTARVEADIRRLAGFGTRHTLSDTLSDTRGIGAARRWIKAEFDAISAACGGCLEVSYQTSLVVGAARIPEETAIVNVLAIQRGTTDPGRYVVMSGDIDSRATGALDGVTDAPGANDNASGMAGVLEAARVLTQYEFNGSIIYAGLSGEEQGLFGGRHMAEVALDEGWRLQAVLNNDMIGNIQGQNGVSDNTIARIFAEGTRADETEQVAGRRRVTGGEVDSPSRNLARFVDRLVDGYVPNLDMMMVYRLDRFGRGGHHRPFNDAGFPAVRIMEANEDYRRQHQDIRVEDGVEYGDVIDEVEFDFAAKLTAVNAISLAAMAWAPAPPRNVAIQGAVRPSTTLRWDPVPPDRAPNLAGYRVYWRLTDAPQWQWSVFAGDVTEHTLENIVIDNYLFGVASVSEDGYESPVVFPWPIGAFEPLVWTRPDPGS; encoded by the coding sequence ATGATCGTCGTCCTCGCCACCGCCGTGGCGATCCCCCTAGCCGCCCGCCCGCTGCGCGGCCAGGAAGCCGGGCAACCCGCGGCGGAACTCGCGGCGCTGCACAACATCGTGGCGGCCGTCTCGACCGCGCGCGTGGAAGCCGACATCCGCCGGCTCGCGGGCTTCGGCACCCGCCACACGCTGTCCGACACGCTGTCCGACACCCGCGGGATCGGGGCCGCCCGGCGCTGGATCAAGGCCGAGTTCGATGCAATCTCCGCGGCGTGCGGCGGGTGCCTGGAGGTCTCGTACCAGACGTCCCTCGTCGTCGGCGCGGCGCGCATCCCCGAGGAGACGGCCATCGTCAACGTGCTCGCGATCCAGCGCGGGACGACGGACCCGGGCCGCTACGTCGTGATGTCGGGCGACATCGACTCGCGCGCTACGGGCGCCCTCGACGGCGTCACCGACGCGCCCGGCGCGAACGACAACGCGTCCGGGATGGCCGGCGTCCTGGAGGCCGCGCGCGTCCTCACGCAGTACGAGTTCAACGGATCCATCATCTACGCCGGGCTGTCCGGCGAAGAGCAGGGGCTGTTCGGCGGACGGCACATGGCCGAGGTCGCGCTCGACGAGGGCTGGCGCCTCCAGGCGGTGCTGAACAACGACATGATCGGCAACATCCAGGGCCAGAACGGCGTCTCGGACAACACCATCGCGCGCATCTTCGCCGAGGGCACGCGGGCGGACGAGACCGAGCAGGTCGCCGGGCGGCGGCGCGTCACCGGGGGCGAGGTGGACTCCCCGTCGCGGAACCTGGCCCGTTTCGTCGACCGTCTCGTCGACGGCTACGTCCCGAATCTCGACATGATGATGGTGTACCGGCTGGACCGGTTCGGACGCGGCGGACACCACCGGCCGTTCAACGACGCCGGCTTCCCCGCCGTCCGGATCATGGAGGCGAACGAGGACTACCGGCGCCAGCACCAGGACATCCGCGTGGAAGATGGCGTCGAGTACGGCGACGTGATCGACGAAGTCGAGTTCGATTTCGCCGCCAAGCTGACGGCGGTCAACGCGATCTCGCTCGCCGCCATGGCCTGGGCTCCCGCGCCCCCGCGGAACGTCGCGATCCAGGGCGCCGTCCGGCCGTCCACGACGCTCAGGTGGGACCCGGTTCCCCCGGACCGCGCCCCGAACCTCGCGGGATACCGCGTCTACTGGCGGCTCACCGATGCGCCGCAGTGGCAGTGGAGCGTCTTCGCGGGCGACGTGACGGAGCACACGCTCGAGAACATCGTCATCGACAACTACCTCTTCGGCGTGGCCAGCGTGTCCGAGGACGGCTACGAGAGTCCCGTCGTCTTCCCCTGGCCCATCGGCGCCTTCGAGCCGCTGGTATGGACCCGGCCCGACCCCGGTAGCTAG
- a CDS encoding M23 family metallopeptidase yields the protein MRTPSYWTIQILPGSGGRARSYRVEKRRAKAVGIAAAVLLMMASAFVATVLGRQDAAEQLARYRAENRQLISSLQAMERRSGQFSQALDDLSVREQRFRLVAGLPLLDPDVYSVGVGGPGGVSPANDEFFEVAPDLAREAEDVVVDIEQLLRRADLLGSSLTEAADSVGTQRERYQRIPSIWPVVAEDSWISSGFSYNRLHPLLGLRRPHTAVDISADFGTPVIATGAGRVTFAGSKSGYGRVVEIDHGDGYESRYAHLGRIAVRVGAQVRRGDTLGEVGVSGTATGPNLHYEVWVDGRAVNPVGYFLDGYRR from the coding sequence TTGAGAACACCTTCGTACTGGACGATACAGATACTGCCCGGGAGTGGCGGGCGCGCGCGCAGCTATCGCGTCGAGAAGCGCCGTGCGAAAGCTGTCGGAATCGCGGCCGCCGTGCTCCTGATGATGGCCTCCGCCTTTGTCGCCACCGTGCTGGGGCGGCAGGATGCGGCGGAGCAGCTCGCGCGCTATCGAGCCGAGAACCGGCAGCTGATCAGCAGCCTGCAGGCCATGGAGCGCCGCAGCGGCCAATTCAGCCAGGCGCTCGACGATCTCTCCGTGCGGGAACAGAGGTTCCGGCTCGTCGCCGGCCTTCCGCTGCTTGATCCCGATGTCTACTCGGTCGGAGTCGGCGGTCCCGGCGGCGTCTCCCCGGCGAACGACGAGTTCTTTGAGGTCGCCCCGGACCTGGCGCGGGAGGCCGAAGATGTCGTGGTCGACATCGAGCAGTTGCTGCGACGGGCGGATCTGCTTGGAAGCAGCCTCACCGAGGCGGCGGATTCCGTCGGGACGCAGCGCGAGCGGTATCAGCGCATTCCCTCGATCTGGCCGGTCGTTGCGGAAGACTCCTGGATCTCCTCGGGTTTCAGCTATAACCGGCTGCATCCGCTGCTCGGGCTTCGGCGTCCGCACACCGCCGTCGACATTTCGGCCGATTTCGGCACGCCCGTCATCGCGACGGGGGCGGGGCGGGTCACGTTCGCCGGCTCGAAGAGCGGGTACGGCCGCGTCGTCGAAATCGACCACGGCGATGGCTATGAGAGCCGCTACGCTCACCTGGGCCGAATCGCGGTCCGCGTGGGCGCCCAGGTCCGGCGCGGCGACACCCTCGGTGAGGTCGGTGTCTCCGGGACGGCGACGGGTCCGAATCTCCACTACGAGGTCTGGGTCGATGGCCGCGCGGTGAACCCGGTCGGCTACTTTTTGGACGGCTACCGCCGCTAG
- a CDS encoding 3-hydroxyacyl-CoA dehydrogenase NAD-binding domain-containing protein: MADKPTPLRLEIDADKIAWLIFDAPDSQVNLLNLQVMQRLDRYLAELESRIATGHPIALVIWSAKPDTFIAGADVNEIAEVEDEEDAHRKSAMGQRIFNRLARLGIPKVAAIRGACLGGGTELALACDWRLASDASATTIGLPEIQLGLIPGFGGSVRLPRLIGIQRALSMILTGRSLSASHAYRYGLVDQLFDDTGFHHSVAQVALDAVLGRVERELPHETARDRFLENTRLGRRLLFRGARKRVRSASGTRYPAALKAIDVIEETQDLPIDEALAIESEALGEVATTDVSRNLVRLFRGGRAANKTFAPEIAAQQREVKKVAVLGAGVMGGGIAELAAAHDIPVILKDIDRHALDVGLRHANELLQKAGKRGIIAPEEVGLKFALIHGTLDYERFGDVDVVIEAVVERLHVKQQVLRDVEAELPGHAVFATNTSSLSVTDLGRAAARPDRVVGLHFFNPVHRMPLVEIIRGESSSDAALATAVRLARRLGKTPVLVADRPGFIVNRLLAPYLNEVGFLLKDGADVVGIDRALKAFGLPMGPCRLLDEVGFDVAAHVAKEMARAFGDRMHPSAALETLTSLGRLGKKNDRGFYTYSDREERVDREVSRAFGSGGGGVRPEEIIDRCLLISVNEAMYALEEGVVAGPGDVDLAMVLGTGFPPFRGGPLAWAESRGAGAVRDRLLELQAQHGDRFAPAPGLKRLADTNGSFTSDAPWPAPESPSDM, from the coding sequence ATGGCCGATAAGCCGACGCCGCTCAGGCTCGAGATCGACGCGGACAAGATCGCCTGGTTGATCTTCGACGCCCCCGACTCCCAGGTGAACCTCCTCAATCTCCAGGTGATGCAGCGCCTGGACCGCTATCTCGCGGAACTCGAGTCGCGGATCGCCACCGGACATCCCATCGCGCTCGTCATCTGGAGCGCAAAACCGGACACGTTCATCGCCGGCGCCGACGTCAACGAGATCGCCGAGGTCGAGGACGAGGAGGACGCCCACCGGAAGAGCGCCATGGGGCAGCGGATCTTCAACCGGCTGGCACGGCTCGGTATCCCGAAGGTCGCCGCGATTCGCGGTGCCTGTCTCGGTGGCGGCACGGAACTCGCGCTGGCCTGCGACTGGCGGCTGGCTTCGGACGCTTCCGCGACGACCATCGGCCTGCCCGAGATCCAGCTCGGGTTGATCCCCGGCTTCGGGGGCTCGGTGCGACTGCCCCGCCTCATCGGGATTCAGCGGGCGCTCTCGATGATCCTCACGGGGAGGAGCCTCTCCGCCTCGCACGCGTATCGATACGGTCTCGTCGACCAACTCTTCGACGACACGGGCTTCCATCATTCCGTCGCGCAGGTGGCCCTGGACGCCGTGCTCGGGCGGGTCGAGCGCGAACTTCCGCATGAGACGGCGCGAGATCGCTTCCTTGAAAACACCCGCCTGGGTCGCCGCCTTCTGTTTCGGGGCGCCCGCAAGCGTGTGCGCAGCGCCTCGGGGACACGATACCCCGCGGCCCTGAAGGCGATCGACGTCATCGAGGAGACGCAGGACCTGCCGATCGATGAGGCGCTCGCCATCGAGTCGGAGGCCCTGGGAGAAGTGGCCACGACGGACGTCTCCCGAAACCTCGTTCGGCTGTTCCGCGGAGGCCGGGCCGCGAACAAGACCTTCGCTCCCGAGATCGCGGCGCAGCAGCGGGAGGTCAAGAAGGTCGCCGTGCTGGGGGCCGGTGTCATGGGCGGCGGGATCGCCGAACTCGCCGCCGCGCACGACATCCCGGTCATCCTCAAGGACATCGATCGGCATGCGCTCGATGTGGGACTGCGCCACGCGAACGAGCTGCTCCAGAAGGCGGGCAAGCGGGGGATCATTGCGCCGGAGGAGGTGGGGCTGAAGTTCGCGCTCATCCACGGTACGCTCGACTACGAGCGGTTCGGCGATGTGGATGTCGTGATCGAAGCCGTCGTCGAACGGCTCCACGTGAAGCAACAGGTCCTTCGGGATGTGGAAGCGGAACTTCCCGGGCACGCCGTCTTCGCGACGAACACTTCCTCGCTGTCGGTGACGGACCTGGGCAGGGCCGCCGCCCGCCCCGACCGAGTTGTCGGGCTGCACTTCTTCAATCCGGTGCACCGGATGCCCCTGGTGGAGATCATCCGCGGGGAGTCCTCTTCGGATGCGGCGCTTGCCACGGCGGTCCGGCTCGCGCGACGGCTCGGGAAGACGCCCGTGCTCGTCGCGGACCGCCCCGGGTTCATCGTCAACCGGCTTCTCGCGCCGTACCTGAACGAGGTCGGCTTCCTGCTGAAGGATGGAGCGGACGTGGTCGGTATCGACCGGGCGCTGAAGGCGTTCGGGCTGCCGATGGGGCCGTGTCGACTGCTCGATGAGGTCGGTTTCGACGTGGCGGCGCACGTCGCGAAGGAGATGGCGCGGGCGTTCGGCGACCGCATGCACCCCTCCGCGGCCCTGGAAACGCTCACGAGTCTGGGCCGGCTGGGGAAGAAGAACGATCGCGGCTTCTACACCTATTCGGATCGCGAGGAGCGCGTGGACCGGGAGGTGAGCCGCGCCTTCGGCTCGGGGGGCGGCGGCGTGCGACCCGAGGAGATCATCGATCGCTGCCTGCTGATTTCCGTGAACGAAGCCATGTACGCGTTGGAGGAAGGCGTCGTGGCGGGGCCGGGAGACGTCGATCTCGCGATGGTGCTGGGCACGGGCTTCCCGCCGTTCCGTGGCGGACCGCTCGCATGGGCGGAGTCTCGCGGAGCGGGGGCCGTGCGCGACCGGCTTCTGGAACTGCAGGCGCAGCACGGGGACCGCTTCGCTCCGGCGCCGGGGCTGAAGAGGCTCGCCGACACGAACGGGTCGTTCACGTCCGACGCTCCGTGGCCGGCCCCGGAGTCTCCGTCGGACATGTAG
- a CDS encoding class I tRNA ligase family protein: MPRFYLTTAIDYSNGDPHLGHAIEKIGADAIARYRRACGDDVHFLIGMDEHGQKVQQEAEKQGSEPAEWVDRIAEAFRDIWRRLGLSNDDFIRTSEPRHHRGVTALMERIAENGDFRRAKYEGHYCAGCEAFKKDEELADGRCPLHPGREVEWTEEENWFFRLSDYRDTLLERLRNDPGSVRPATRRNEIMRLLESGLDDISASRSRIRWGVPFPGDEGHTVYVWFDALSNYITAIGYPDGEAFGKLWPADLHIIGKDITRFHCVYWPAMLLAAGVEPAKSVWGHGFIGIGGAKLSKSAGTELGLIELIDRHGPDALRYFLLREVPWDGDRDYASTDAFIEQFDRRYTTDLANDLGNLLNRVVSMVSRYRGGDVPPPRDGELAERAALALAEYRAAMDGYLLHRGLAAAFDVVRAANGFVDETKPWALAKAEREAGEDAGALDGVLSQLIAALGTVAAMLAPFTPGKAAELWRTLGGDGSPPAFERLEPSVAGLRAVRPGGVLFPRR, translated from the coding sequence ATGCCTCGATTCTATCTCACGACGGCGATCGATTACTCGAACGGCGACCCGCACCTGGGGCACGCGATCGAGAAGATCGGCGCCGACGCGATCGCCCGGTACCGGCGCGCCTGCGGGGACGACGTCCATTTTCTCATCGGGATGGACGAGCACGGGCAGAAGGTCCAGCAGGAGGCGGAGAAGCAGGGATCGGAGCCCGCGGAGTGGGTCGACCGGATCGCCGAGGCCTTCCGCGACATCTGGCGGCGCCTCGGCCTGTCGAACGACGACTTCATCCGGACCTCGGAACCGCGCCACCACCGCGGCGTGACCGCGCTCATGGAGCGGATCGCCGAGAACGGGGACTTCCGCCGCGCGAAGTACGAGGGCCACTACTGCGCCGGGTGCGAAGCCTTCAAGAAAGACGAGGAGCTGGCGGACGGGCGCTGCCCGCTCCACCCCGGGCGCGAAGTCGAGTGGACGGAGGAGGAGAACTGGTTCTTCCGGCTCTCCGACTACCGAGACACGCTCCTCGAACGGCTGCGGAACGACCCGGGCTCGGTGCGGCCGGCCACGCGGCGCAACGAGATCATGCGGCTGCTGGAGTCCGGACTCGACGACATCTCGGCCTCCCGCTCCAGAATTCGCTGGGGTGTCCCCTTTCCGGGGGATGAGGGGCACACCGTCTACGTCTGGTTCGACGCGCTGTCGAACTACATCACCGCCATCGGCTATCCGGACGGCGAGGCGTTCGGGAAGCTCTGGCCCGCCGACCTCCACATCATCGGCAAGGACATCACCCGCTTCCACTGCGTGTACTGGCCGGCCATGCTGCTGGCCGCCGGCGTGGAGCCGGCGAAAAGCGTGTGGGGCCACGGCTTCATCGGGATCGGCGGGGCCAAGCTCTCGAAGTCGGCGGGAACGGAACTGGGTCTCATCGAACTCATCGACCGGCACGGGCCAGACGCCCTGCGGTATTTCCTGCTGCGGGAGGTGCCCTGGGATGGCGACCGCGACTACGCATCGACGGACGCCTTCATCGAGCAGTTCGACCGCCGTTACACGACGGACCTCGCGAACGACCTCGGCAACCTCCTGAATCGCGTCGTGTCGATGGTCTCGCGGTACCGCGGAGGGGACGTGCCGCCGCCGCGGGATGGAGAACTCGCGGAGAGAGCGGCGCTCGCCCTCGCGGAATACCGCGCGGCCATGGACGGCTATCTGCTCCACCGCGGCCTGGCGGCGGCGTTCGACGTCGTGCGCGCGGCGAACGGGTTCGTGGACGAGACGAAGCCCTGGGCGCTGGCGAAGGCGGAGCGCGAGGCGGGCGAAGATGCGGGTGCGCTCGACGGGGTCCTGTCACAGCTCATCGCGGCGCTCGGCACGGTGGCCGCGATGCTCGCCCCCTTCACACCGGGGAAGGCCGCCGAACTCTGGCGGACCCTGGGGGGCGACGGATCGCCGCCGGCGTTCGAGCGACTCGAACCGTCCGTGGCCGGGCTCCGGGCCGTGCGTCCGGGCGGCGTGCTCTTCCCGCGCCGCTGA
- a CDS encoding DUF402 domain-containing protein, with protein MGLDLLGARRRALRAARRIPDDAPRVDVEVRRGSHVQRFRQELLADGPRWKITLQILDADFAPVRIDEATTLRPGSLLMWFLRPGQPFEIGAFYHGRGAFQGYYINLIRPPRLESSPWVIEDLYLDVWLPEGGAGVLLDEDELDAALARAELSAAEADEVRRVGARLLARSKRSRRSGRLGWLPRTVGRSPAESVPALRLRRDAPGTFHAARISGRIIAFGLYLMAAVSATSAGFAAFTDAFLVAGPAQHAWRLTVLGEAFLLAPLALGGWLPATRWPQPPLTDERSLFIATLAAGLAVLALSERTAWAGALLPVYATLGLFSLVFAVCRWWFDRKAPVFALAGVAMTLVALAILIAT; from the coding sequence GTGGGTCTCGACCTGCTGGGGGCACGGCGCCGCGCGCTGCGAGCCGCGCGCCGGATCCCGGACGACGCACCCCGCGTAGACGTGGAGGTGCGCCGCGGGAGCCACGTGCAGCGCTTCCGCCAGGAGTTGCTCGCGGACGGCCCGCGGTGGAAGATCACGCTTCAGATTCTCGACGCCGACTTCGCGCCGGTGAGGATCGACGAGGCCACGACCCTCCGGCCCGGTTCCCTGCTCATGTGGTTCCTGCGGCCGGGGCAGCCCTTCGAGATCGGCGCCTTCTACCACGGCCGCGGCGCCTTCCAGGGCTACTACATCAACCTCATCCGGCCCCCGCGACTGGAGTCCTCGCCTTGGGTCATCGAGGACCTCTACCTCGATGTGTGGCTGCCGGAGGGGGGAGCCGGCGTGTTGCTGGACGAGGACGAACTGGACGCCGCCTTGGCCCGCGCGGAGTTGTCGGCGGCGGAGGCCGACGAAGTGCGCAGGGTCGGCGCGCGGCTGCTGGCCCGGTCCAAGCGGTCCAGGCGCTCCGGACGCCTCGGGTGGTTGCCCCGCACCGTCGGCAGATCGCCCGCGGAATCCGTGCCGGCGCTTCGTCTGCGCCGGGACGCCCCGGGGACCTTCCACGCGGCGCGGATCTCGGGTCGCATCATCGCCTTCGGGCTCTACCTCATGGCCGCGGTCTCCGCGACGTCCGCCGGGTTCGCCGCGTTCACGGACGCGTTCCTGGTCGCGGGTCCGGCACAGCACGCCTGGAGGCTGACCGTGCTGGGCGAGGCGTTCCTCCTGGCCCCGCTCGCCCTCGGCGGCTGGCTGCCGGCCACGCGCTGGCCGCAGCCGCCCCTGACCGACGAGCGCTCCCTCTTCATCGCGACGCTCGCCGCGGGGCTGGCCGTGCTGGCGCTCAGCGAGCGCACGGCATGGGCCGGCGCGCTGCTCCCGGTCTATGCGACGCTGGGTCTCTTTTCGCTGGTCTTCGCCGTCTGCCGGTGGTGGTTCGACCGGAAGGCACCGGTATTCGCGCTCGCGGGCGTGGCCATGACGCTCGTCGCGCTCGCCATCCTGATCGCCACGTGA